In Tachypleus tridentatus isolate NWPU-2018 chromosome 7, ASM421037v1, whole genome shotgun sequence, a genomic segment contains:
- the LOC143255094 gene encoding uncharacterized protein LOC143255094: MLRTEDTMTSKRKTVSHVLQVEETRPFFSRKLAVSLGMSKIVCGLLMLVFGTLTLRMDAYMGDIGSGVWTGMFVIVTGIFGVASGTRPESTTYLISFLCFSLLCIATSGVTVVLSATGIAHDNSTPNSYYVDAAGFRVSFLGEINIKTSAVAVNAVLLTLAVLDCILSMACAAISVREACQCYNFNPNNTSLQVKDPIYSTHYDIQNQKDNLLAWLKAQSSQSLPRTTQPIISSHVFPVEELPVTTGVLIHPVFCSKKLSSYGSQSQYSSSSIPNTRLAAYSVARGKTDDKYFVKTKPVTEVHVKNSLKIG, encoded by the coding sequence ATGTTAAGGACAGAGGATACCATGACTTCAAAGAGAAAAACTGTAAGTCATGTACTTCAAGTCGAAGAAACTAGGCCTTTCTTCTCTCGAAAGTTGGCGGTTTCTTTAGGGATGTCAAAAATAGTTTGCGGACTGTTGATGTTAGTATTTGGGACGCTAACTCTGAGAATGGACGCATACATGGGTGATATTGGAAGTGGGGTGTGGACAGGCATGTTTGTTATAGTGACCGGTATCTTTGGTGTAGCTTCAGGAACGCGCCCGGAAAGTACTACCTACCTGATATCGTTTCTCTGTTTCTCGCTATTATGTATAGCCACGTCGGGAGTTACTGTCGTTTTATCGGCTACGGGTATTGCCCATGACAACAGCACTCCGAACAGCTATTATGTCGACGCGGCCGGTTTCCGGGTTTCCTTCCTTggggaaataaacataaaaacttccGCTGTAGCTGTCAACGCTGTTCTACTAACCCTAGCCGTGTTGGATTGCATTCTGTCTATGGCCTGCGCTGCTATCAGTGTTCGCGAAGCATGTCAGTGTTATAACTTTAACCCTAACAATACAAGCCTACAGGTTAAAGACCCTATTTATTCAACACACTACGATATCCAAAATCAGAAGGATAACTTACTAGCTTGGCTAAAGGCGCAGTCATCACAAAGTCTACCAAGAACAACACAACCCATAATCTCCTCACACGTTTTTCCAGTTGAAGAATTACCAGTTACAACTGGGGTCTTAATTCATCCAGTTTTTTGTTCAAAGAAACTTTCTAGTTATGGTTCTCAATCGCAGTATTCTAGCTCATCGATACCCAACACACGTCTAGCTGCTTACTCTGTTGCGAGAGGTAAAACCGAcgacaaatattttgtgaaaacgAAGCCTGTAACAGAAGTTCATGTTAAGAATTCTTTAAAAATTGGTTAG